The DNA sequence TTTACTTATAGTACTTCTTCAGCAGGTATGCTGTTGCTGTGCAGTGGGCTCAAACCCTGAAACAGCCTAAGATTCTGACTCTGTCCTGATTCTACCCCATATTGGCATCCTGCCAACATAACCAGTTGGTGTGGCAGCATTTGCTTCCCACTGCCTTCATTACAAGGGTGGCACTTTATTTGgggatttctataccacctttccctGAGAAAACAAAACCTGGCACTCAAGGTGGTTACAACATAAATAGgtaaaaacacacaaaatcaTAACTACATAAAAATTTATTCTAAAAATTATGTATAGTTACCATACATAATGTATGTATAATGTTATTCTATAAAAAAATTGTGATacttttatttatatacatttgttATAACGAACAGTAGTCTAAAAACAGTAACCAGAATATAAAAGCAAAGATTAACAACAAATAACTCCTGCAGGCCCTCTCAGTATCTTCCAACTATCACATCACTCCCCTACCCTACCTACCACCAAAAGCAACTTGAAATGAGGTTTTCTATgctgttgtaattttttttttctggcagaacAGCATGCCTTGCTGGCAAAGAGGACTTGGAAGCTATTCTATCCCTAAACAGCAAGAGAtgtctcaaggataggattgccACATAAGACTTTTAACTTACACATTCCCATCTTTAGTTAAAGTTCATAAGGCATTATGAAGTGTTTAAAAACTGCACCTAAATACCATCTTGGGCAAATTAAGACATGAAAAATACAAGACAATGGAGTCTTTAATTTGCTGTTCATCACATGAATACTACACAGTTATACATCAAAATGTATTTCTTGGTCAGATGGAAGATTACAGCAAAAGCAACAAATTTCATGTGAGATGGCCATATAATGGCCAACCTGAAAGATAAATCAGTATAAATGCCTAATGTGCTCTTCAATTTCACTTATTATTTCTGAAACAGGCTTTTCCAGACTTATCTCAATATAGTTTTCTGGTGGTGATGGAGGTTCAAGAGTATCAAACTGAGACTGTAGCAGCTCAAGAGGCATAAAATGTCCTCTCCTTTTTCCTAGACGCCTAGCAATGAGGTCCATAGGGCCAGCTAAGTGGACAAAAAGGATCTTTTGTGGAGCAGGCCCTTCTTGTTCCTTTAGCTGACCACTAACACCCTGGCCACATGCACCAGTCTCTCCATTTTCTAGAATGCATCTATACATTTTTTTCAAAGCTGAGCAGGCGACAATTGCATTTTGTCCAGATTCATGTTCCCTACAAAAAGAAGGAAATATCAATACCTAACAAAATTCACTTGTTTAGAAATGGGCTTGCACTTCCGGCTTTCCAGGACTACATCACTTTGGAATACAAGTTATATTTTTTAACGCTGCCTCTTGGGGACAAAAAATATCCCTGCACATAAAAAAGGATAGACTAGACCACTTCTCCATTAGAGGAGCTTTCTACAAACAAGGAGTCTTGATGGAGGGGTGGGATTGAATACGCCTCTATCATGTAATTCCCCCATCTGCACTTGAAGTGGTAAAGTCATGGAGGTGGGGCTGCACTGTGCAATTCTGATGTGTTTGGTTATCCAGGTTTCCTGAATCTAAATCCTATACTCTTTTCTACTGGCTTTCTACAAGTATTCTCTCATTACAAGCAATAATGCTGTATTGcactaaaaataaaattcttCAGCCAGTATAAAGTATATGAATGTGCAAATATTTTGTTATTGATAGCAAAGATCTAGTGATCTAGTGATgatctagtacaggggtctccaaacgttttggccagagggccgcatcaaatatctggcatggtgtggagggctggaaaaaaattaaaatataaaatttaaataaataaattagagatggaacttagatgagtgaataaatgggctcattcattcaacctctctggccctcagaacatcttccaaacacaatcagagcccagttctggtcatcttcagttgagtgggccagaggctttcaggggacaagaggatgtctgcgggctggaaagaggcttgctgtggaccacatctggccccgggccggggtgtggagacccctgatctagtataCTGGCACTGAAGATCTGCCACTTGATCACTGGATAACCCCCATGCCTCACCCTTCCTATGGCAGTTGTTATTTCATTTGGTATCACCCACACACTTTCAAACTCCCTTTGCAACCTCAGGGGTGAGAAACTTGCTTTCTACATTTTGTGTTTAAACAAAACCTAGAATCTTAGGCATGCTGAATTCCATGCCCCTTTCCATGTTCCATGCCCCATTCCAACTGAATTCCATGTTTCGGTTTCTGGGGCTTATGTGTGCAGAGGCAGAACCACACAACACTGATAACAAGTTGTCGTGATTTGAGCCAGACATTTCCTTACCTCATCAATATATCATGCAAGTGGCAAAGCCATGGAATTCTGTCCTAAAAAATAAAGACAAGCTGTGTCATGGGAAAAAGCAAAATTTGTTAACAGGAAAAGTATAGAcctctgcctgaagccatgttAATGCACATCTCACAGTTAGATGCGGCTGTGAGAAAGCTGTTAATTAAGAGGATTCCACAGGAGCCATATCCTTCTCAGGAGGATATGGGAGTGGCTGGCCCTCATCTAGAAGAGATAGCTGTTCCCAGAGTGGCAtgattggccaaggacaccttgattggGAATCTGTTCCAGTTGCAGGTTTTCAAGTTGGGAGGGGTGACCCTCCATGAATGAGTTGCCTGACTGCATGTCTGCCTCTGATTTTTAATTGGTTGTTGATATCAATTATAAGAATCATCTGTTAGGGACAGTCTTTGTCTTAATTCTTCTCTGGCCTATGAGGCCTAAGCTTTGACCACTCTTTTCTAAGCTGGACAGATCCTAACTGAAGTAgggctgactgatggactgaaatTTTTTGATGTAAGACTTTGTTGAGTGGTAGTTTTAGTGttagcttttattattttaattattggcGTGTATTATATGCTCCCTTTCTAAATTCTTAAACTTATATCTAATTAACATGCCTGACTCTTGTTATTTCTATCCTTTAATAAACCATCTCTATTTACAGCTGTGTGGATTATTGGAACCATGGGAAAACTAGTGGTAAATGGAACTGGCTTCCAATTATTTGGCCTTACATTACCCTAATACCCAGTAACTGTGCCTGGCACCCTGTTGAAAAGCCACGTGGGGACTCTGGCTGGGAAGCCAAGGCTTGGAAGGGCAAAGTGACCTATTgtatggtctgtgggctcctcagGTTGAGAGAGCAAAGTACCAAGAGACAGAAGCTGGTGGGTCAATTAGAGGTGATGGAGTTATTGCCCTGCTAATGCCTAACCTGTTGAAAGGAGTCTGCTGCTGGGTTGTGACAAGCTAGCTTAAGTCCACAGTGCCATTTCACCAGAAAGAAAACTTGTAACATTGCCACAGGCTTTTCAAACCCCCTCAAATTTTCTTCCGTGAGTACATCATAGCCTCTTCATGTAAGCTGCAGTCACAAAATCCATCTCTGTCATAGCTCTATTTGCTATGATACTTGGGCTTCTGTTTGGCAAAGGAATGCCTTCTCCTGCTTGCTAGTTCATTTGGTGCAAAATGAGGATTACAAATACAATCAAAATGATCAATCAATTTCTTGATGTAATCCAGTTCAAGCTTTGCCTGCAGATTTGTTTGTAATTGCTTAACATTAATGGGATACTCAAAATTTCACCTTTCCATCTAGATCATGTTAGACAAGTTGTATAAATTATGTTTTAGAAGGCTGGCAGACTGGAAAGGAGATGAAAGATAGGTCATACACTGCAAAGCTCCTGTCGTCCCCTCTTTCAAGCAGGCATTCAGTTTCATGTCACTAGTGTAAGCAGGAAATCATTATATGCCTCTGATGCTGAAATAAGCTTTCTGGTGCAGCATTAACAAACAGGaccagaaaacaagaaaaaaatcttACAAACCCTTACTTATGAAAaaagcttttgaaaaaaaaatatccaagcATCCCTAATGAGGTCtcttgatagatagatagatagatagatagatagatagatagatagatagatagatagatagatagatagatagcaagCAATGAAAAGATGAGATTGATCTATGCACAAAAAATATAGTACTATGCACTCCTTTTGGGTCTGTGTGTAGGCACTGTATCCTGGAAGGGCTGATCTAAACAAGTCACTGCATGGAGTGGAAGGAAACAATAGCCTATTAATGATACTCTTCACTAACAGTAAAACAAAATCCTGAGCTGAAAATGTGAAATGCACAGCCAAAACAGTAACACCAAACTATGCACAACACAATATTAAGTTGTGGTTGCCAACTTCTGAGCTGTGTCCTATAACTGGGTTTTTAACAACTTCTTCATCTGCAGCAATTAACAGCTGATAATGTTAAACTAATACTTCCCCTGTATATCAAGAAGgtgaaataaaagttaaaaacaagGGCACAGATCAGATGATGTTTTCCTGgccactgtaatggaaatgtgcaagattccttgaggagacagggtgtgatgtcaacagtgaccccttgctctgTGGTCACTGTTTCATGGGGTTAACAgtagggccttagattgcagtgaatgtgctgcacagctgtagccactcgaaagcaatagggtcctcagggataaaagcagcagctACAGGAAGGAAAGGTGTGGGGAGTAGGAAAGCTTGGAGGGatggacaaacaaacaaacaaacaaacaaactgaactGAAGGATTAATGAACTGAGGAACTAAGGGCTGATGGACTGGAACTgctaatggactaactgactaaaggacagatgggtgaatggactttggagactgctggaaacaatggagattggtgtgtggcttctacacccaaggcctgctgaggaccaaggtgttggtgtagtggctggagaagctgctggcagaagaTAGGAAgaaggagaacctctgcaggttgaataagtgagctaccctggtggtggggtccagcagtgctgcagtgcagaactgggaccattgttggggaacacaggagataattaacttaaagtgggcaAAGGTTCTCTAGGTGGAGCTTggcctgggaatttggcaaaacagccacCTGGCAATCCAATAAGCAATAACTGTGTTTAatatttcaaagaattctgtgaCAAAAGAGTTTTCTGATATATATAGTACCTGATCATTCAGAGGCATTCcttctgccattttttttctgttctcttctGGATGATAGTCATCACCATCATAGAACTTCCATCCTAGCTAAAGCCAAATCATAAAGCTAGATTAGTTTAGCCTAAACATTAATTTCAGAGCAATAACTCTTAGCAAATATAAATGTGCATGGATCCCTACATCACAAAATGAGTCACCATCTATATAATGACATTTTCCAAATATGAAAgctatgtacataagaacataagaacagccccactggatcaggccataggcccatctagtccagcttcctgtatctcacagcggcccaccaaatgccccagggagcacaccagacaacaagagacctcatcccggtgccctcccttgcatctggcactctgacataacccatttctaaaatcaggaggttgcacatacacatcatggcttgtaccccataatggatttttcctccagaaacttgtccaatccccttttaaaggcatccaggccagatgccgtcaccacatcctgcagcaaggagttccacagaccgaccacacgctgagtaaagaaatactttcttttgtctgtcctaacctgcccaacattcagttttagtgaatgtcccctggtattatgtgagagtgtaaagagcatctccctatccactctgtccatcccctgcataattttgtatgtctcaatcatgtcccccctcaggcgtctcttttctaggctgaagaggcccaaacgccgtagcctttcctcataaggaaggtgccccagccctgtaatcatcttagtcgctctcttttgcaccttttccatttccactatgccttttttgagatgcggcgaccagaactggacacaatactccaggtgtggccttaccatagatttgtacaacggcattataatactagctgttttgttctcaatacccttcctaatgatcccaagcatagaattggccttcttcactgccgccgcacattgggtcgacactttcatagacctgtccaccaccaccccaagatctctctcctgatctgtcacagacagctcagaacccatcagcctatatctaaagttttgattttttgccccaatgtgcatgactttacacttactgacattgaagcacatctgccattttgctgcccattctgccagtctggagagatccttctggagctcctcacaattacttctggtcttcaccactcggaaaagtttggtgtcgtctgcaaactttgccacctcactgctcaaccctgtctccaggtcatttatgaagaggttgaaaagcaccggtcccaggacagatccttggggcataccgcttttcacctctctccattgtgaaaattgcccattgacacccactctctgcttcctggcctccaaccagttctcaatccacgagaggacctgtcctctaattccctgactgtgaagttttttcagtagcctttggtgagggaccgtgtcaaacgccttctaaaagtccagatatataatgtccatgggttctcccacatccacatgcctgttgaccttttcaaagaattctataaggtttgtgaggcaagacttacccttacagaagccatgctgactctccctcagcaaggcctgttcgtctatgtgttttgaaatcctatctttgatgaggcattccaccatcttacccggtatggatgttaggctgaccggcctatagtttcccgggtcccccctctttccctttttaaaaataggcgtgacatttgctatcctccaatcctctggcactgtggccgttttgagggacaagttgcatattttagtcaagagatcagcaacttcattcttcaattccttaataactcttgggtggatgccatcagggcccggtgacttattgatctttaatttatcaatgaggtctgaaacatcttttcttttaacctctatctgacttaactcctcggtcaggaggggccgttcgggcagtggtatctgcccgaggtcttctgccgtgaagacagatgcaaagatgCAAATGTAATTATGGAGGAAAGAATAGCATCtaatgcagtcattttcaactactgtgccatggcacactggtgtgccatgaatggtctgcaggtgtgccgcaggagtttgggggagggtcatttattagtaaagccattgggggtgtgagccccccactaacagcatggtgtgccttgtcgattgtcaaaaagctgttcctgtgccttgacaattttagtacctagtcagtgtgccatgagatgaaaaaggttgaaaatcactgatctaatgaATGGTGTCTACTTTTTTTTCTTAGTCAAAACTGTATTTTATGATAGCGTCATTTACACATTCTTGATTCAAGGCTGAGACAAACTATATCATCTGTAAATTGAAAAGATTCACATATGGTGGAAAAATTGACTGCAATTCTTTTAGCTGCTGTTCCAACACAGCAGGATTTGTTACAAGGTCAATAGTATTTCTGAAAGCAGGAACAGTGTGGTGGATGGACCTGCACTTGACACTCCAACAAAATTCATGCAAATACAATCATATTGTAGAGCAATCACATGGGCAAATTCTTCATCAAACATCTGAATCCCATGAAACGACCAGACTGTAGCATGAAGATGTTGTGCTACATGCCCTTAACACTAGCAAGAAATGGAAGAATTTCTATGCAAAAAAAGGCCTATAAACAAATATATAAACAATGCATAAATTGTACCTTATCGGCCAGATGTGAACCTATAGTGGATCTGTAAAAAAGAGCAGAGGCATAAAATCAATTTTCAGAGAGCAAACTAACATAAGTAacgaaaaacaggaaaaaaaacaatatTAGGAAAAAAACAATACTAGAGAGCAAACTAACATAAATAACAAAAAACAGGGGTGTGGCTATCCTTATACATTCTAGAATGAATATAACTATGTTGGAGATATCTAAAGACAGAGAGGgaagatttatttttttgaaatttaGTATGAATGGTAAGAAGTATACCTTGGCAAATATTTATGCACCTAATAAAGGTGCAGAAACGATTTGAGCCAAGGGAGAGAACCTAAGGAGCAAAAATGCTATATGGGAacaaccctgtcatgccatatatcattggatgtagaatttccagcggaatgcagtgcaaacaatcagagtgaaatagctcATTTCCTTTAAATGTTTTGGTCAAAAAacaggaaaccaaaaaatgcatggaaccctatggaaagtgaaaccgagccatatcgcgtgtttactcatgagtaggtgaacttgccttagtccctcAAAGGgtaggctaagaggaatccaacaaggtcagaatggtcttgatccaatgaatgcagccccccaaaacacctgagaagtaggtcactccctcccagctgcgagtgtattgagcccaatggaaagagaaactaagccaCAGGATtgagtttactcgtgagtaggcagatgtgccttggcttgtgatcaggctaggcaaaagggaatgtgaggataccagaatggtcccaatctgatggaactggagcacaacaaatgttccagaaggcaacctctccccccccccccacccactaaaaaggacccaaaaaaagaggcttgaacttctaagggaaatgttttctattttgcacttgcaaagccaggtgggtctttatcttgatgtgcttgaaatagaagaactttaaactgggcactggggagggctggaaatctcactgattcttttttggggggaaggggcgttattgcaggcaggcgaCAGAGAAAATTCCCTTGGAGGaagaggactggctcccccttatttcattattttttattttaattatttataattatttttttttaatttgcttgatgatggccatgacatcacttccaatgggtcctggacagattgtcattctaaaaagtgggtcctggtgctaaaagtttgagaactgctgcaataaggtgtaagttgacacgggtgtgtgtgtgtgtgtgtgtgtgtgtgagagagagactctacaagttttcaaaatcactaaaatcagagtttggaggaataatcccatcatgttatatatcaatcaatgcgtaatttcatgcagaatgcaatgaaacaaaccacattgaaatatctgtgttctatcaaaaggtacagccaaaaaaccagtgggggcggggcaatggtacatcaccatgcccaccacctggggcattgccccgtccactgcatggggtgacgcgcaggcctcccgcactgggtgatgcaaatccgagtgacgccactggttgtgTCCTTTTAGTTCTTCTCTGCAATACAGGGATAATAATAAAACCTTCTTTACAGGCATGAATTACTGCAACCGtttatgtgaagtgctttgaacattcaAGAAGTGTTGAATAAATGCAGGGAATTATCATTCAAATAGATACCTATTTTTGAGAAATTATTACCACACTGTAGAGCCTCTGATAAACCTTAAATTCACAGCTTCACTTTCTTTTTCACAAAAGCAACAGATTGTCTTTTTCATTCACATCAGATGTGGCTCCCAACAATGTTTCATCCATAACAAACTGACTTTGATTGTCCTATTGCTGTAGCATGAAAAAGAATAATCAAAATTGTCATTGAACcaatcactgatctagatgagTCACACACTCAGACATGACCCTTTGTAGCAAATTTTAACACTTgagagacacacagcccaatcctaacctgcaccagcaacagcacagccaggctgcatagcCTGCGTGTATCCAGTACAAAAGAggcggctggaggtctccttggggtaagaagaTAAATTTCCCCTGtgctgagccccagcctgccctatggtgCTTCTCGAATCTGTGCTAACTATATAGTTGGCACAAAACCAGGAAGCCtggtataacccctgctaattgggtaagaggcactttttcgagtgggtgctcctttttttagcagggggagagtaactggcccacctcaccccagcactgtctgttctagtggctgtctgctggcatcttttccttggcatctttttagattgtgagcccttttgggacagggagccatttagttatttgatttttctctgtaaaccgctttgtgaacttttagttccCCTGGGgaactggggataagaataggccctcggtctaggtgtacttgtcgtaagaggagactaaacagccaccgggtagatgggactcgttagcctgggaaggcagctcatctgagagaaggaaaactctgatcccaaacctccactgccttgtggctacatccagttatgggaaaggcttcaggagtcaacctcaaggcaaaatccggagccggagtccctgaggcagttcatggctgaacacagtcatgctctggcaactcctgcgacgccgctggaaccaaccgtattggcttctgcctttccattggaccattccagcgacgtggagaggggggatttgctgcatgggtaacagtctatcctc is a window from the Tiliqua scincoides isolate rTilSci1 chromosome 2, rTilSci1.hap2, whole genome shotgun sequence genome containing:
- the IDNK gene encoding probable gluconokinase, with translation MAEGMPLNDQDRIPWLCHLHDILMREHESGQNAIVACSALKKMYRCILENGETGACGQGVSGQLKEQEGPAPQKILFVHLAGPMDLIARRLGKRRGHFMPLELLQSQFDTLEPPSPPENYIEISLEKPVSEIISEIEEHIRHLY